The following proteins are encoded in a genomic region of Glycine max cultivar Williams 82 chromosome 18, Glycine_max_v4.0, whole genome shotgun sequence:
- the LOC100813028 gene encoding xylosyltransferase 2-like precursor (The RefSeq protein has 1 substitution compared to this genomic sequence): MVIPTVTICFLLLFLPLLPLTKPSSSSSSSSATWPSSSLNLTEELEVGVPRLAYMLTATKGEGAQLKRVLQAVYHPRNYYLLHLDLEASDAERLELAKYVKSETVLAAFGNVLVVGKPDLVTYKGPTMIASTLHGIALLLKRAPHWDWLINLSASDYPLLSQDDILHIFSFLPRDLNFIEHTSNIGWKEHQRARPIIIDPGLYHSKKSGVYWAKEKRSVPSSFKLFTGSAWVVLTKSFLEFCVWGWDNLPRTLLMYYTNFLSSPEGYFHTVICNHKDYQNTTINHDLRYIRWDNPPKQHPVFLKLEHFDDMVHSGAPFARKFTKDDPVLNKIDKELLRRSDGHFTPGGWCIGNPLLGKDPCAVYGNPIVVKPTLQSKKLEKLIVKLLDSENFRPKQCK; encoded by the exons ATGGTGATCCCCACCGTCACAATAtgcttcctcctcctcttcctcccgCTCCTTCCCCTCACCAAACcctcatcttcatcttcttcttcttctgcgaCATGGTCTTCTTCTTCGCTGAATTTAACGGAAGAACTAGAAGTGGGTGTTCCGAGATTGGCGTACATGTTGACGGCGACGAAAGGGGAGGGGGCGCAGCTGAAGAGGGTCCTTCAGGCAGTGTACCATCCCAGGAACTACTACCTGCTCCATCTCGATCTAGAGGCTTCTGATGCGGAGAGGCTGGAGCTGGCCAAATACGTCAAGTCCGAGACTGTGCTTGCGGCGTTTGGGAACGTCTTGGTGGTGGGTAAGCCTGATTTGGTCACCTACAAGGGCCCCACCATGATTGCTTCTACTCTTCACGGTATTGCCCTTTTGCTCAAGAGGGCCCCACACTGGGACTGGTTAATCAATCTCAGCGCCTCTGATTATCCTCTCCTCTCCCAGGACG ATATCTTgcacatcttttcattcttgCCCAGGGATCTAAATTTCATTGAGCATACAAGTAATATTGGTTGGAAAGA GCATCAAAGAGCTAGGCCTATCATTATAGATCCAGGCTTATATCATTCAAAGAAATCTGGTGTTTACTGGGCTAAAGAGAAGAGATCTGTTCCATCTTCGTTCAAGTTATTCACAG GGTCTGCATGGGTTGTCCTGACAAAATCATTTCTTGAGTTTTGTGTTTGGGGTTGGGATAATCTTCCTCGAACTCTCCTTATGTATTACACAAATTTTCTTTCATCCCCTGAGGGTTACTTCCATACGGTCATTTGCAATCATAAGGACTATCAAAACACAACCATTAATCATGATTTACGTTACATAAGGTGGGACAACCCGCCAAAGCAGCATCCAGTCTTCTTGAAATTGGAGCATTTTGATGACATGGTCCATAGTGGTGCACCTTTTGCTCGAAAGTTTACCAAGGATGATCCAGTTCTCAACAAAATTGATAAGGAACTTTTGAGAAGATCAGATGGTCACTTTACACCGGGAGGTTGGTGTATTGGCAATCCTCTTTTGGGAAAAGATCCTTGTGCTGTTTATGGAAATCCAATTGTAGTTAAACCTACCTTACAATCAAAGAAGCTAGAAAAACTAATAGTGAAACTATTAGATTCTGAAAATTTTAGGCCGAAACAATGTAAATAG